The Polaribacter sp. KT25b genome contains the following window.
TGAAAAACAAAAAACGGCAGCAGTACAAGGACTAGCACCTTCTTTTCCGGTAGTAAACTTGCAAACAAAAACAGTTACAGGGTTTACAGATTACCCAGCAACGATTGAAGGCATTGTAAACAGTGATGTAAGAGCTAAAACATCTGGGTATATTGAAAAAGTATACGTAGACGAAGGAGCAAAAGTAAGAAAAGGACAAGCATTATTTAAATTAGAAACACAATCTTTAAGCCAAGATGCAGATGCAGCAAAAGCGCTTGTTAATGTAGCACAGGTTGAAGTTAATAAACTGATTCCACTTGTAGAAAAAAACATTATTAGTCCTGTACAATTAGAAACAGCAAAAGCAAATTTAGAACAAGCAAAAGCAAACTATAGCAGTGTTTCTGCAAATATTGGTTATGCAACAATTAAAAGCCCTATAGATGGTTATGTTGGTGCTATCAATTTTAGAGAAGGTGCTTTAATTAGCCCAAGTGATGCAACACCTTTAACAACTGTTAGTGAAATTGACCAAGTATATGCTTTTTTTAGTTTTAATGAAGCACAATATATAGATCACTTACAAAGATCAGAAGGTCAGAATAAAGCTGAGAGA
Protein-coding sequences here:
- a CDS encoding efflux RND transporter periplasmic adaptor subunit, with amino-acid sequence MKHHKLLTLVTLSIFLVAVSCTNNEKQKTAAVQGLAPSFPVVNLQTKTVTGFTDYPATIEGIVNSDVRAKTSGYIEKVYVDEGAKVRKGQALFKLETQSLSQDADAAKALVNVAQVEVNKLIPLVEKNIISPVQLETAKANLEQAKANYSSVSANIGYATIKSPIDGYVGAINFREGALISPSDATPLTTVSEIDQVYAFFSFNEAQYIDHLQRSEGQNKAERIKNSPDLTLILANGKEYSEKGRIQTSTGQINQSTGTITIRAAFNNPNEILTNGNSGKIRFPIEYKDAIVVPQTATFEQQGNIMIFKLSADNKIATSIIKVKGTVGNLYVVESGVDVKDQIVVSGVGKLRNGMAISPQVTPFDEAIKPIATLFKN